The nucleotide window ATTTCCAAGAACAAGAACAGCACAATGCTGTTAAATTTCAGATTCAAGGCCTCATAGGACTCCCTCTTctttttaaaggtcctacacatcccatttttcattaaatgttaatatgatctttagggtcctaatgaaaagtttgtattatactttaattaagaaattcaaaaggattgtgtagaaaaacactacttttacctggtaaaaactagctctgttctcagcaacctgtttcagtacatgctaatttaaatgctcatgacctctgttgagcccgccccccccagttctgtggggcgggtcttcacaacacacgtggggtatagccacggaagtgtagtccagtgcgggcaatgctttggactgcaaatatattataaaatattatattaataaaatttgaatttgaatttgaacccacaaagcattgcccacaacgcagtgctttgtttACATCCGTCTCTCATCTGTTTACAtccgagcaacaacaacataaagcgaaGAAcattaccgagagagatacggacgcaatgtgtttactgatgtgtttacatgacttcttaatcttcgacagacatcgttataaaccatctaacgttacaaaggtaagcataatatagttttccgactacgtacacagtttgcaactagacaatcaccttaatgcattgtttattataaacgggcgattagggattatatagagacggatgtacatagagaagaagccataaccatgttctatgagagtgtaagttaacttacactccgcattcatcgtgattattagaaaaggcgatctgcaaagactcatagtaaaataaattactcactgagcctggtgaagatgaagcaggaacacgaagcgttagtacagatccatttttaggaccagcttcctagtaaaacctgctttatattgacccgcgtttataaagcagtctggtgaataattattatcgcaaacatgaacgcatttaggtaaattcggcggggacgttagcttcaaaaactaaattcagccactgcgtcctcagtggctcagatacctaaccataggtaggtaccctaggtcactaaccctagaaAACCACTGgacggctctttatcatcgtagagtggttgtgtacgcactctcctaacacacggttcagtccaaacagcttaaaaaagtgcatgtaggcctgtatgactcCTTTAAAGACAACTGTCTTCTAAGGATGACTCTTAATTCACACAGTTGACATTAATTCTGCTTTTATCTTTGTTCAATTAGTAACTGCAGTCTAAAAAGTAGTAGTATTTCTAATGCTTTAAATATTTCTGGAATTGTATTCACTTGTTAATTCACTTGTTAATTCAGATTGTGtcagacctgtctgactcatcctggtgctcTGCTTCTGTGGTGACCCAATTTGTCAATAATGGAACTGGACTCCTCTCCAGTTATACTGAACCTGCAGCcgtctaacacacagtatgactgcaaaccATTCTCCGTAATCttatatcacccaaatgaggatcgGTTCCATGTTAAAtttggttcctctcaatgttTCTTACTATTTAAGGGGGTTAATGATTCATTAACAACACTGCTAGGCTTATGACACAGCTGTATGTTTCAGCAAAGTCAGCTTTATCATATATACttactgtattgtgtgtgtgtgtttgtgtgtgtgtccctcagCACCTGCAGTCCCTCAGCAGCTGCAAAAGGCCCACTTATACAGGTTTTTGTACAACACTCTAACACTGTGTGAATACGTCTCTATTATTGACATAATGTTCTCTCTGACAGTAATAATCTCCAGCATCTTCAGTCTGAACTCCACTGATGGTCAGAGTGAAATCAGatccagatccactgccactgaaacgTGATGGAATACCTGATTCTCTAGTGTCAGCATAATAGATCAGGagtttaggagcttctccaggtttctgCTGATACCAAGACAGACAGTATGTATTACTTAAACCACCACAGGAACCATAAACAGCAACATTAGTTTTACTAGTAAGTACATAAACAGCAATATTAGTTTTACTAGTAAGTACATAAACAGCAATATTAGTTTTACTAGTAAGTACATAAACAGCAATATTAGTTTTACCAAGTGGCCAGTCTATCTGAATGATATGTAGTATTTACATCAGACTGAGTATTTGTTTCATATGTTTTCAGAAActgaaatattttcattataatatGTTTTCAGACAGTCAGCATTGCAGCTAATGCCATGGCAGAGGACGACTCCCAGCCTTCCCTTTTGTCAAAGACTCAGATAGGTGACGCTACTGGTCCAGACAACACTCCTCAACAGGAACATTCATGTTCATCACTTCAGATTACAGTGTCTCTTTTCATGTTTCTGTACTTTTAGGGCAGATTTTAACCtttactgggattttttttcttggtttatAAGTACTGTATTCTGTACACTCACAACGTCCTCACAAAGCCTGTTTTACTTATGGTGTGTGAACGCTGACAGCTGGACTAGGCAGGAGTAGTGTAAATTAGTACAGCAAACAGTCTAATGTAATGCATCTAGAAGGGTAGTCTTCAAGGGATATTTGGGGTAGATTTTAATCTTCACtaggtttttttcttcttgcttaATGAGGCCTGTATTCTGTTTACTCACGACGTCCCCACAACGCACCTTTAGTCTTTGTCTGactagaaaatgtgtgtgtaacattGGACAAATGTGGTCCCCACAAGGAGCAATAACAGTGTGTATGAAATGTCCTCACAAAGCAGGTTTTAGTCAAGATGTGTGAACGCTGGCAGCTGGACTACGCAGGAaagttatttttgcattttagaaaacCTTTTACTAACTTTTccagaaatagattttttaaaattattatttttcatttataataatgtaaattcCTGTTTTGTGGCATTTTAATCTTTAACATTACTTCATGCTGGAAAGTTATCCTTAAAAACTCTGTAACTGCAAGTATTACAATGAGTAATGAGTTTCtgcagttgtttttatttacaagttGTGACAAAGTTGCCAagtgaaaattaattttttgtaCCAAGACTGAGACGAACTAAAAGTATCATTGTAAGTTTTCAATTAagtggcaaaaagaaaaaatatatagtgtaCTGAACAAGGATTATGTACTGAACAGTTTATTATAATGTAAACACTAAAAATAAGCAAAGTGTTACACTTACCAAACCTGCAAAATTTAAATGACTTgactgatttgatttgattcaactttgtcattacacatgtatAAATACAGGTTAATGAAATACAGTTTGCAACTAATCAGAAGTGCAAAGAGCAGCAAGTGCCATAAGCAGATTATATACAGATAAGGGTAGTGTAGAAAGCGGGAATAGTTATGTACAAATTATGTACAAATAAGTTACTGTACATTATCATTTATGATTCATTAtcacaataattcattatcaAACAATTCATTATCAAAATAGTTGCAGATAGATTTCTGTCAATTTTTTGATCAGTTAATTAACTAAATATTACAGCTTAACATATTTCtaattactttaatatttttagataAAAGACACTGTTCCTGACGATTCTAATGAACTGTATGATTCCACATCAGGAATTTATGTACTTAACCTTAATGTAATTCATAGTCAGTATCAGGAgccaataaaaaatacaataaacattttttaaaaagttaaaaattttatgCACTAATTATGGTGGTGCCTATGAACTCTTGAGAATTTTCTGTATTTCtgcaaaaacataaatcaaatgaaaaaaaaaaaactatacaacCCTAAATGTCCTCCCCCAAATTCATATTAAGCTTTTGTACTTGTGTTGGCTTTTACAGACATATTAACAAATTTTATATCTTTGCCTTGTTTGGCTTCAGATTTTTTGATGCATTGTTGGTTGTGTGTTACCGTGTGTTGCTCTGATAGtgaagtacatactgtatattgttgtgaaaatgctgaattttgattattttccataGAACCATCAATAGTTGAGACACTTCCTCCtactgaaagaaataaaatgcttcCACCACCATCCAAGAGATACAAACCATCATCATTAGATCATGTGACACCTTTAGGGGTCAGTGGTGTGAGGCCCTTCTCAAAAGGTAAACTCTTTACACATTCTGTGTTGAATGTGAAattcttttccatttttgcTTGATGTTGCTGATGACTTCAGTTGCTTAACAAACTGGGTTCTcctttgttgtattttgtgcTTTATACTGTAATTCACCACACATTTTTAATGGAAGACGTGTCTGGGCTGCAGGAAGGACAGTTTAGTTCCAGCACTCTTATACTATGAATCCTTGATGTTGTAACATTGTCTTGGTGGCATAAACAGAGGCATCCCTGAAAAATATTCTTGCTAGCACATACAGTTTGTTGCTCCAAAACCTGTACGTATCTTTCAGCATTAATGGTGCCTTCACATGATATTGGAATGAACACACCCCATACCATTAAAGATACTGGCGTTTGGATTTGTGCTGGTATCTGGATGATCCTTGTGGGGGACGGAAGTTCCCCACAGTGTTCTTGATTtccaaattcaatttaaaatgtgaaCTCATTCGACCACAGCACACTTTCCCTCTTTATGTCACTCCATCTCTGATGACCTTGGGCCTTGGTAGCATTTCCAGATGTTGCTGATGTATGGCTTTTGCTTTGCAAGGTAGATGCAATGATGAACTTTGTTTACCGACAAtggttttttaaagtttttctaaGTAATATCCATTATGCagtcatgtacagtaggttttcGATGTAGTGCCACCTGAGAGGTTGAAGGTCACCAGCATTGTGATAGCTTTCAGCCTTCTCCTTACATATAAAGATTTCGTCAGCTCTCTCCGAATCTTTTAAAATTATGGATTGTAGATGTTGAAATCCCCAAATTCCTAGCAATTGTACTTTGAGAAGCATTGATCTTAAATTGTCTTAATACAGTTTTTCACAAAGTGGTGAACCCCATCCCTTTGCTTGTGAACAACTTTCTAATTAGCTATTGACCTGTTTATTAATGTTCTTTCCATGAATGTATAAACTTTAAGCTGAGGACAGTGATCAAATGTAACAGCTTCTGGATATCAGCACAATATGCATAGCTTAtaggtcctacacatcccatttttcattaaatgttaatatgatctttagggtcctaatgaaaagtttgtattatacgttattaaaaatttaaaaggattgtgtaaaaaaaaacactacttttacctggtaaaaactagctctgttctcagcaacctgtttcagtacatgctaatttaaatgctcatgatctctgctgagcccccccccccacttctgtgaggcgtgtcttcacaacacacgtggggtatagccacggaagtgtagtccagtgcgggcaatgctttggactgcattacccacaaagcattgcccacaacgcagtgctttgtgggtaatgcagtccaaactggaaaccgctggattatagagcccgagcctgttttcttcagtcgtttttggtttgatttaagtacggaacctacgcggaagtttgtaatatcgcctgacaacgcagaaattaaaagaatggacatgcatcgacttgatttgtttttctcatcactgcatgggcatgaattaacggtgacaatgtttacatgacttcttaatcttcgacagacatcgttataaaccatctaacgtaacaaaggtaagcataatatagttttccgactacgtacacagtttgcaactagacaatcaccttaatgcattgtttattataaacgggcgattagggattatatagagacggatgtacacagagaagaagccataaccatgttctatgagagtgtaagttaacttacactccgcattcatcgtgattattagaaaaggcgatctgcaaagagtcatagtaaaaggaattacactcaccgagcctggtgaagatgaagcaggaacacgaagcgttagtacagatccatttttaggagcagcttcctagtaaaacctgctttatattgacccgcgtttataaagcagtctggtgaaaaatgattatcgcaaacatgaacgcatttaggtaaatcggcggggacgttagctttaaaaactaaattcagccactgcgtcctcagtggctcagatacctaaccctaggtaggtaccctaggtcactaaccctaggtagtgaatgacgactgctgtgttcgctattacacccaacaactgtacaccacactcgcttaggcgacattttgctccagcggcgaaaaacaatggccgacagcttcttctcactcggggcgggtctttgctaaaacaccagtgtcaatcaactagcgtaggagcggcctcttgtggtgtggcgtcacacggcaaggcatttgcgattggcctgatttcagaaggggcatgttattgtaataaatgaaaagaaaaccactgagcggctctttatcatcgtagagtggttgtgtacgcactctcctaacacacggtTCAgaccaaacagcttgaaaaagtgcatgtaggcctgtatgacccctttaaaggaAAAGTTGATCTTAattatctttttccttttccccaTTGATCATTTCAGTCTAAGTGGCAGAATAGACAAATCAGGTTTTAtgagtaaatgcaaataatgttactttacttttactttgtttGCTGGCATTTGTACTAATATAGGATTCAGAACATTGGATCAgaattacagtatacacacttccTGATCCTTTCAATtactaattttgttttattttttctgactactttaaataatagtataaaatcgtccagaccctggttcgaatcccgctctgggtgaaaatgaacAGGTGTACCTTTCTTTTGAGCAATGTTGTGCAACACTGCGCAAGTCACAACAATGCGGCAAACTTTTGTAGGGGTGTACAATACTGTGCCACCAGATGTATCCAAGCACCTCCAGCGTCCTTTTAGCAGACCAATAGTGCGTTCGACCACTGAACGCGTCCGGCAATGCTTCTCGTTAAAATGCCGTTCTTGTTTCGGTTTGGGGTCTAGTTAGTGGAGTTAGCAGCCACGTTCTAAGGGAATAACCACTGTGTCCTGAgaggtaaaacatttacaattttttaaaggaaatataacaaaacaatgaatgtaaatacaatgggacaattaatataatatttcaagtgctaggcagaggtaacaattataaacaatattataaaaatacttaaagAAAGTACATGCTTGTAATAGCCTCCAgatagctttttgttttttacagggCAATATTGATTCAATATAacatttcacttaatttttaaatgctatgaaacatgttttgtttcctgaaaatttgcattgatgtgaaattttgcattaaaaatattaaaataagtgtggggttgtttatcattggagattataattatacctaaaagaaaaaacattttaaaaggtatgctttaaacacatttgcatcATTACTCAATTACAATTACATGCGCATTCCTGCCGACTTACCAAGAAGCCATCCATCACGCACAGCTCCTGTTTGCAGTCTGTTCCCTACACTGCTGTTGGACAAAATGTAGGAATCATAAGTTGACCCGGGCAATCTTGCAACTACATATGTCAGAGACATATGCGCATCACATATGATCTGCACGTTCaaagaatgaaaatgttttcggTTAACGAAAGCAAATTCATTCTCAGATGGTGCCTTTATTGCAACATGAGTGCAGTCAATAGCACCGATTACATTGGGAAAACCGGCGATTGCTGCAAATTGCATTTTGATGTTGGCCTGTTCAGCTTGCGTGTAAGGAAAACGGATGTATCGGGGTGCCATCCCCACTATGGCATCCCATACATATGGCATGACACGGCTCAGGGATGACTGTGACATACCCGTTCGGTCTGCCAACTCTCGCTGGAAAGTACCAGTGGCCAAGTGGCCTAATGTGGTCAATACTTGTACTTGAACACACAGCACGTGGTTTCTCCGCGAGGGTCTTTTCAATACTGGCCGTAATTCAGAACACAATTCCAAGAGGATGGCTCTTGGGAATCGAAATCGGCTCATGAgccaatcatcatcatgagcaaggaaatcttcatggtctctgaaaacacgctccctccgtagagcgtcattagcaaggtcttctaacagcgctagagcatccattatgatgatatgttatatacgcacatacctttttatagcccattcataaaaaaaaatagttaattcAAAGTATTTGCACCTGGTTAAGAATGctaataatgataattcaggttgatgcaatttgattaattgggtgatgactattttaaatagttattgctatttgggccagttggtgtcgccaaaacacatactcttctaaaagagtgcgtacgcacggtcaagagcatccttacggtgcgcacttatttacgccaagtttattttttataaatcccgatatgtgcgtggaaaaatacgtacgcatatttctatgcccattttgggcgtacgcaacgtttatacatcaggccccagatctgtaaacacacaagccgccaccgcgagtcttactgcacagagctgcatttctgtcggcgcgaaacaAGGATAGCCCGTCCTGCTGGAGTcagatgtagtccagtttattgtccagggagcagacgttggatAAGATGATAGACGGGAGAGCcagccggctagggtttgtttttagcctagcacagactcttGCCCGCTTGCTGCGCTTCtgcttcctcgcgcaccgcttctGATGTCCCCTTCTtcggcatcaggcaacgccgaggctttGAGGCCTGCCAAGGTCACGTatcttttcccgcagctcatcgtggatgtcgttaaccgggttatttaggtagAAAAGTCTCTGGcggttgtatgtacggacaccagtcgcGACGATATCCATACACAGAGAAAAATAAACGCGTTACACACAATACGTCAACagcgtagcaccattttggctccagaacggccgctgcgtgctactgctgcgccgccatcttggatccatTTTTCCAAATACAGTCAATTAACTGCTCGTGAAACTCCAGAGCAAGAATCAAGCatattttttgctaaaatcacatacatAAATGAGCGATCGCATGTTAATGGCGTTTTAACCCAGATGGTGAGAGCTACAGTAAGACATATCGTTATGCACATGTATGGACGGGACAGACGCGTCCACATTAGAGActgataaaagtcacttgtaattatgtGTGTGAACTGTCATGACATGCAAAGGGGATCTGACAAAAAATGGAATTGAACAATATGTCTTATAATGTGATCAGAGCTTTAGTGTCATGTCAAATAATCGAGGAGATCAATACAGTAGCAACAGCTCTTCATTGATGTGATGCAATAAAGATTAATATGAAGCAGTCACAAAGCAGTacttccatgaaggtggtcctgtcctcgactgatgcagacagctgttcactgaggacctgtgacttcagtcgctcaatagttcaggactggaatttctcacagtctacctgagcctccaggaacaaactggactttaatcttacacatctcctcttatactgaacttccagtctcacatattattatgcacatcaatccctgctatctgttttcacccagatgaggattggttctctgttgagtctggttcctctcaaggtttcttcctattaccatctcagggagtttttccttgccactgtcgccgtcgtcctaggctagCTCATCAAGCAGATGTcacaagttttgagggagcgtgcaattggcatgctgacagcaggaatgtccaccagagctgttgctcgtgaattgaatgttcatttctctaccataagccgtctccaaaggtgtttcagaggatttggcagtacatccaaccagcctcacaactgcaaacgacgtgtaaccacaccagcccaggtcctccacattcagcatgttcacctccatgatcgtctgagaccagccacttggacagctgctgaaacaatcaaAGTGCATAACCAatgaatttctgcacaaactgtcagaaacagtctcagggaagctcatctgcatgcttgtcgtcctcattggggtctcgacttgactccagttcttcatcgtaacggattttgacagatttgtgaacaatatttgagagatatggttattttgtttatgtagaaaacgtttcagatctttgagttcatctcattaaaaatgggagcaaaaacaaaagtgttgcgtttatatttttgttcagtatacagtggtgtaaaaaactatttgccccttcctgatttcttattcttttgcatgtttgtcacacaaaatgtttcggTAACACTTTATAATAACTACACCCTATGAATCATTAGTTAAGCATTGGTAAATAGTTATTCAATCATTTATAAAGCATTGTTCCTGCATTAATAGACATTAGTAAGCAGTTTATAAATACAGCTATACATGCTTTATTCTTGCTTTATAAGCATCTATATAATATGCttaataattgtattttcaTACTTTATTAAGGATCTGTTAATCATTTCTAAATTAagcattacattatttaaaaaccgaTTAGTTAGTAACTGTAAGTGGTTCATAAGATCATTTAGAACGTGTTAGTAAATGATTCATAAACCATTTGAATGCACATTTATACATCTTATTATTCAGACATATATTAACAGTTTGTCAGTGTGttaataaatgctttattaacACACATTCCTACTGTAACCCATAATTAATTTAGGTagttataaaacatttactagCTGTCAGTTAATGGTTTTTGTGAGCTCATCTAAAGTGAGGACTATTTATGCCTTGTAAAGGGTTTACAAATGAGATTTAAACCCACTTTTATCTTCTtaacagaaaaaggaaaacacaacacagagggaaacataaaaatatttatttcaagatgcaaaaaaaaaaaaaaacatacaactgtacatataaattaatataaaataatttaatatgaaaaataaacatctgtaaaaatgAAACTACAAATATGCACTTGATGAATgtttgaatgaaataaaatttaaaatatacttcTGCAGTGTCagatataaaatagaaaaatttactaaataagcaacaaaagtaactaaattaacaacaacaacaacaaaaaagtttgtTTCATGGCTGGGTGATTGTGCAAACAGTGAATCACAAAGAAGTGGCAAAAAAGCCACACAAAATTTtgataaaagcaaaaaataaaaataaaacaaaaaaaatctacatttcaAACTATTACATTTCACTACTTGTACTTCCTTGAAATGTCATGAATCAATCTGCCAAATGCACCATCAGAGTGTTTCTTTGCCAGCCATTCATTCCACTTAATCACTGCAAGGTGGTCAGAAAGCAAACTCTCTGTGCGATTTCCTCTAAGCCTCCAATCTGCTCCTTGTAGGATCTCCAGGCCCTCTCAATATGTTGGGTATGGGCACCAGTGTGGGGATCTACATACCACCTGCTGTGGTTGACAGTGTGATGGTTGTACCCTAGTTCAGGGAGTATGCGATAAGCACGCCACTCGTCACTGATAATTGATGACCCAGGCCTCACATGATGCGCAACCAAGGGCACTAGATCTCTTCGAGATCTTCTCTCCAGAAGACATAGAATAggttttttagatttttgctGATGATAATATTTCACACCTAACATCCCAAAAACCCACTTCTTTCTTTTCCACCCTCCAGCCATTCTTCCTTTACCATACTAATggagaaaaaacacaacaaatacagacataaaaaaatagccattttacacattcatttacattaaCTATTGCTATAACATACCTTTCTTTTGTGATGAAAATGGCTTTCGTCGATCACAACAAACTCCCTTCTTCCACCAATTTGCTGGTCTGTACGCCTTCTCATCCTTTCAACTGCTGTGACACAGACCTCCCTTATTTTCTTTGCCATTTTAGTAAGAGTAGCTGAACTACTTGCAATTCTGTCATCCATCATGTCTATCTGGCGTAACCGTAGACCCTGACAAAACCTTTATGGGCAAATAGAACATGTAAGGTAAATGAATGcctttatgtaaaataattgaCATTATATGCATTATACAAatgtttcttcttattattattacagaatattattatattattatagataATATTATTCTATTAAGAGAATGGCAACAAAGCGAGTTTATGATATGCAGTGGTGGCCAAAATTATTTGAACACTAGCATTTTAACCAGCTAAAATGGTTTAAGGTCAGTtatttgtattgtttgctgTAGTGTGTCAGTAGGAAATATCAGATTACATTTCCAAACATTTATTCTGCCATTAATTGTAAGATTTTTGTTTGCACAAAGAGTTTGACAACAGCCACACAGGATCTGTTCTCATTATCATCCAGAACAGAACAAACTGTATTTAGTCTGAACAAAAGACAGACTAAATCCAGAAGAACTGTGGCAATGTCTCCAAGATGCTTTAAGAGACCTACCTGCAAAGgcaaaagttgttttaaatgaatgaatgaaaaaaaaaatgcataaaactgTTAACAGTACTGCAGTATGCAGGTAGGTTTCTTGAAGCATCTTGGCGACATTGTCACAGTTCTTCTGGGTTTAGTCTGTCTCAGTTTGTTCTGTTTCTTCATGTCATTCCTGAAGAACtggaaaatgatgatgatgatgggataAGATCTCTGAGTGGAGCACTGGCTACTgtcagacaaaacaaaaatggatgGATCACTGGATTATTACAATCAATGGCAAAATTAATGTTTGGAAATGTAAACTGAAATTTCCTACTGACACCATTTTTTAGCTGGTAAAAACACTATGGTTCTAATAATTTTGGCCATCattgtacatatttatattactacCTGTACATGAACTGCATCCACTTGCTGAAGGAGATCTTTGATCCACTGAAGATTGATTTGTGGCTGACAGACATTTGTTTTGCCCTTCCCTCATGTACTGCTTGTTGACAAATCCTAttgtaaacaattaaataaatattgacataattaataaactgtatatatatatatatatatatatatatatatatatatatataaactgtataataattaatatataatatttaataaactatatatatatatatatatatatatatatatatatatatatatatatatataatccaaaAACCCACTTTTTTAGGGCTATCATgagatagatatatatatatatatatt belongs to Clarias gariepinus isolate MV-2021 ecotype Netherlands chromosome 2, CGAR_prim_01v2, whole genome shotgun sequence and includes:
- the LOC128515977 gene encoding uncharacterized protein LOC128515977 gives rise to the protein MSRFTGLKKLINKPSSIKNTLKLIKWLQRRKLLKTKIKCRICHQNMKMKKRANSGDQHAWICQQAVHEGRAKQMSVSHKSIFSGSKISFSKWMQFMYRFCQGLRLRQIDMMDDRIASSSATLTKMAKKIREVCVTAVERMRRRTDQQIGGRREFVVIDESHFHHKRKYGKGRMAGGWKRKKWVFGMLGVKYYHQQKSKKPILCLLERRSRRDLVPLVAHHVRPGSSIISDEWRAYRILPELGYNHHTVNHSRWYVDPHTGAHTQHIERAWRSYKEQIGGLEEIAQRVCFLTTLQ